The Spinacia oleracea cultivar Varoflay chromosome 2, BTI_SOV_V1, whole genome shotgun sequence DNA segment aagtactcccactaaacttcttatatatctataagaatcatgtacattttatgaaactaaaatacttattagcttcactaaaatacatttctaattcccaattgcttgcttaaatctgtacttagatttcataagctagctttccttttcaagcatttatttggatccacaaatcctatgacataccatgtacatagtttattccaacatttgattgaggaatacgttttgtcatccaattgccatatgtaccaatatgcaatcattgcttgaattatagacttaagcattacgattttgcatgaggtttcaacacaatccatgccatgaatttgcttgtaacctttagcaactaatctagctttgtgtgtgaacacaattccatgtttgatggttttttatccttaaaacaaacttgcaaccaataggtgtgaaactattcttgcaaatcaacaaaatttcaattttgtcatcaaaacattgagtatgttttatggcctctaaccatttaaaacatttgagtctatatatggcctctaaccattttagggaatctaggtttcgtcatagctttcttacaagtcataaactcattaatctacatgataatagtttgactgcaagttgtaggtttcttcactatcgaatagaagaatctcatagtttcattgaccagaactctatgtttccttactatctaatagaagaatctcatagttccagtgacttgaactctatgcctacttgggtatagaacatcaaacaatagaacatcaacaggcactttgagagtcctttgaatattctattctccttgaagcacttgtaaagtcttctaagagatgtatattctttaaaagctacttctaaagtcctttcagaataagttcggattttctgaagcacttcgaaaagcctccggaatgtccgtttatgtttgttgttcgcctcgaaaactttcgaggtctattttctcccacttgtcattttggaaacgaatctccaaaaggacattatttcgagcaaacaaacattatgttctcaaaaattcgtggtagaaacaatacccttgtgtctcatttgaataaatcacaatgaaacatatatctagacttgggccttagtttgttgaataacaaacactaagctcccactgagtttagcaactctttagatatatataattgaaaagatatcctgaaatttcttttcaatagctttgacgaatttggtttagtttggtggtagttgagcattttgttttagaaattataggaaaagtctttatgattcatcattgatcgaatcaagtactaattgacttcgatcattccaacgtagatatgccatatcttatggagctagattgtgaaattacaacacacaatcattgatgatcatatttggtctcaagtaatcatcaacatgatctaacctagatctttatgatttcttgccgagtggattttatacttctgaatctttgaactagccaaacagattcaacttatatcacatttgagtaaataaacctatattcactcaaatccatgtgaaataataaagtcataaaacctttctttagctttgaactctatcgtctaggcgttctaacaatagttcatattctttgttactttcaacaagtaagactagcttgtcttaagttgatctagaaatcaaccaactttcaaaagtccatcaaaatagagcttttgaatgttaacttgttgatatggtctaagcaacaatgccaaagattagtggaactcaaatcaagaagttgatttgaacctagtaaagttctttaaagagttgtttgttttaatcaagcatattgactcaacctgtaattgaccatttcattcaaataagcattgtttttgttcttctgaatgtgagtctttctgtgtttgaagcagaaatttaggtatgctgattatggaacaaaatagccattaagttccagcctttgaaaggtcttaaaacaaactagatgaccctacaactaatgtagcattgccatgcttcatttcccacttgtaggtcattagtgtatcctagcttccattgtttgagttattaccgaagtaagaacctcaagcggtatatgataccaaggaagtttgattgctaggtcacttctctttaaacataatttataggtagaaacggaatcgtaaattcctttcatttgttcctcgttttcctatttcttgtaccctttcttatagtcttaagaattgaattctttagtgttgacttttatactttgttagacatgtccaatgtcaccaacaaggttctttaccattttaatttatgttgaatattctgtttcaactagatgatcttaccagaagcttctaaagttctctaagtatcgatctattcgaatgtctagggactagactcattcgagaaataaatggacaaagatattaggttgttaaccattggtaaggctgagcgtttaaactcaatgctttatgatctcaaaactacattgtattttgaattcacaagcaccaattggtttgccattcgactttgatattcgaaaacaaccataaaagtcgatataagaaacgtacattttaaattgctcactttctctcttttccgtgaatcgttcttggattcactaccaatcgaggaaatttactgttacctttctaaaaggatttattgcagtgcaagatatttaattataaacaataattaaaacatacattgaagcatgcaaagtctcaacatttatcatgaataataacttgaaattaaagcaaccatgcaattcaaacaagttattagcattttattcgattatattgttccggcaggtgtgaataaaatgattccaagaccctaaaaccattgaagaattaagcacagtttgtcgactcaattctaaaacattttaggtaagcaaaagccttttgctaatagtctagaaactattcttggttgataggtacgtctaagaacttattaggtaaacctatcgaatttgccacgacataaaaggactccttacttatatcgttgagtttcaccaaaactaacatgtactcacaattatttgtgtaccttgcccctttaggaccaataagtaacacctcgctgagcgaaaactattactagattgatgtaaaggatatccaagcaagtgtatattttggcatggcaccttttaactcaatttttaagtttggaacttaaggctcttactatgttggttagattttaagtgaactaaaatccttaatcatgcaacataatcaagcttttgatatcatgcattttaagacatatttaaaacaataaataacttaaaacatgcataagatatttgtgatctagtatggcccgacttcatcttgaagctttgacttcaaagtccgtcttgaaaatctccgtgggaggcaccattttcttcaaataggataagctataactaattacaactatttgatggttcgcagaccatatttgaattgaaaaataactttggtactttagaccaattacattcaaattaatggtacgcagaccatattttctatcctatttgggccatactagtcacttcataacctgcaaaacagtacatatacaatatataccattcacccattcattatcatgaatggcccacattgctggttagtaaaacacattatgcatcacgtaaacatttgcagcaattaatcaagggcaacaataatctaccaattattcagtccttattaattctaatcaagttgttttaaccttaaggatttgtagacctaatcaagagtttatgactaaaaagcgcttccacttaaaccaataaattcatatgctttactaattttaaacataaaattgtatttctagtctaaccggaaacatacaaatttaattaaaatttaaagctcatataaatttataattgaatccaaaaatttaatttaatttcagtcgcatttaaattaattcatgattttaattttagtaaaataattagaataaattccatttattataattataatattcaaaattaaaatccaagaaattaattcaaattattaattttaaaattaattaaaattacgtgaactgaaattttcaaattaaacattcaaaacgatctaatcgtaacgcaaacaccctacgcgttgcacgcccatgggccgtacgcacacagccattgctggccatgtgcgtgcagcccatgcgctcgtcgcatagctgctgctgtcctatcgcaagcctccgcacagcgccccatcgcacgcgagctatcgctcgcagtgcgcgcgcgcgagatcgctcgctgggcgcgcgacatcgctcgctgggcgcgctggctcgctcgctgtgcgcgcgagccatcgctcgctggggcgcgacatcgctcgctgggcgggcgacatcgcgcgctgtgcgcgcgagccatcgctcgctggcgcgcgacatcgctcgctgggcgcgcgagtgatgctgggcgcagcgctcgtggcacgcgagcttgcgctcgctgcgcgcgaggctgcgcgctcttgtgcgaggcagcgcgcgttgtggcgcagctcgcttgctgcccacacgcgactgccttggctcgcccctcgtccatgcccattcgttcattgctcgtggcacacgacacaaggcagggctgctgccttgtgctcgtgcactacgcccttgctcattgcattcgtgccgcacgggcgacgagctcccttgctcgtcgtcgcatgcccgcattatacaacaccccttaagggtaacacgaagcgtccattgcttcgtgcgtgcaagttatatgaacgaatcgcataaaaatttaaaatttatatttaaaattaatgacaaattaataaatattattaatttcataattttagggcgaaaaatcgaaaatttattatccaaatgatttccgattgttatggattcaagtctaggtcataaaaatttaaaatttatcgtaaatttacaatttttatggtggtttttaatcataggtttctaattaaattacaattaattatgaaaatcaaattaattctaaattattctaattttcaacaaattaatcataattacaaattagattgcataattaacaagactaggcattcaaacttgttaaacatatgcagtaggtcaatcaaaaattcaagatttatcaacaagaatcgcaaatatttaatttaacatcttaaatttacgaaattttgcattcgaaaaactaaaaccttcgaaaagtcatagttaggcttcgaatttgagaattctgggttcggcagaaaaatactatttttgtcaaaattttagaatgccatttacatgcggaattgacacgaaaatcactcaattcggatgagtaacgaagaaactgccgaaaaactgcgtacgtataattaaataaacgcaatttgcaattaattaacaattacgaaaattaatcaccccttttaattcttgcaaatttgtaatatttaaccatgttcatgcaatttagattatgaaaataataaggggctcgtgataccactgttaggttatgattcatatgacagttcataaatcatgcggaaaaaccataaagccaggaaacatattatttacacataatcatttagcatagtttagatgcatactctttgttgcgtgccttccctagctgcgcccgaaccgaacaagaacaagtctttaggactccaagtgtcgtccctccgtagatagtccacagcacgtccggatccgccttaagattgaccaactagaatcgcccttaaggttctaatattttctgttaggtaggcaagaatattggctgatttttctgcttaaaaatcttagttttgaatactttgaaacttgttgtataaataatgacccctaggcctttatttatagagttatggaaaaggaatcgtaatcctagtaggatacgaattaattgaaattagaattctacatgaattctatttaattaatttatccaattaggaatagaaatttaatcatacactgactcttgtagatttaggaatcacgcatgagcacaaactcacacacacacggcagccacaagggctgcccatgcgcgtgcgagcagcagcccacgcagcgcggcccacgcatccgtggccttggcgcgcgctgggcctgccttgcggtaggcctgggcgctgccttggctgcgcgcgtgcttgctgggcgatggcccggcttcgtgctgggccttcgtccggcaggcctcgtccgatgctaattcgcacgatacgcttccgattaaatttccagttccggaatttatttccgatacgaacaatatttaatatttccgattccggaattaatttccgtttcgaacaaatatttaatatttccgtttccggaattatttcccgattccggtaatatttccgattctgacaatatttccgtttccggcaatatttccgattctggtaatatttccatttccaataatattttccgatacgtaccatgtttccgtttccggcaacatctacgacttggataatattcatatttccgatacgatccatatttccgtttccggcaatatcatcgtttccggagtattcatttcttgcctgtgacgatcttagctcccactgaaaccaagatccgtcggttccgaatattcatagatggagtatttaatgccattaaatacttgatccgtttacgtactatttgtgtgaccctacgggttcagtcaagagtaagctgtggattaatatcattaattccacttgaactgaagcggcctctatctaggcattcagctcacttgatctcactgaattattaacttgttaattaatactgaaccgcatttattagacttaacatagaatgcatacttggaccaagggcattatttccttcattttcaaGGGTGCCGAAAGAATGTCTTACCTCCAACCCTGACTGCCGTATTTAAACCTTGTCAAACTACATCAATGCTAACCATGATACCTCTTCAAGCATTTGAACAAGTAGCCTACTCCTTGAACATATCATTACTCACAATGCTTACTTCTCATGACTCCCGACTAAAGAGATTTCAACTATACTAATAATCTCCATCCCAGTTTGGCAAAAAATGCTGCATTGACATGCCTCATGGACCTGATTCACTATCTGGCCTCcaagttattttattttcatgattaatttcCATGCCGCCATGCGTACCTTCTTCTTAGTCTCAGTCTCTCCCCATAAGAAGTTCTTCGGTTTCTTGTTAATATCATATAAATTTTGACCAACAAATATTTGAATTATTTGATATAAGAGTTGTGCTAtcttaatttaaattaaaaaacaacTCCTAATCCGAATCCAAATTAAATTGAGTAAAAGTCTAACGTTGACATGATGTACTCCTAGCTCCTAATGCCCCGTTCTTTTgagttgaactgaactgaaattaATTGAACTGAACTAGGGCCGGATGACAATGGATCGAATTTGGGTCGGATGGAATTTCACCCGCATCCATCATTTTATCAATTCGTCACCCGCTTAACCCGTCATCTGCATCCACCCATCCATCATCCACAGATGAAGCGGGTAACTAACGGATGAAtgtttaatattaaaaaaatttaaaccaACACTAATATATATTCATTTTCatcaataaaaattattttgtttataaaaattataaaactaaGAACAATTGgttgggaaaaaaaattacaacaagaaaataaattattttcttaaatattaaacatttttattaaaattttggaCGACAAATATATTAAACGGGTGGATGATTAACGGATAGAGCGAGTATCACCACGTTCGACCCGATCCATCATCCACTTCATCCGTCACCCGCATCTCATCCGTTTAATTCGAGTATCCATCCATTTAATAATTGCGGAAGGATTGGATTGATGGATATCCATTTAATATTGCATCCCTAAATTGGACTGAACTGAAATTAACTGAACTAGACTGAACTAGACTAGATTGAATATTACTGAACTGAGATAAATAATATTGTTCGCgtagtaataataatattgttcgtgtaataataataataataataataataataataataataataataataataataataataataataataataataataataataataagttgaCTTAACCACCAACCATTAGGTTGATGGTAAGCcccatttttgttgtttttcatAGCTTTTGATTTCATGTTCGGAATAAAAACTCCATTCTCTCCCTATTGGAGAACTTTTTTACCCATTTATTGGGTTATCTGTACCCATTTATTTGGTTTTATCTCTCTCCAGTTTGGGGCCATGTTTTTGATTTCGCAGGAAAAATCGATTTATTGATGAAGATTTGTGCGGGGTTACAACGGATGTCATTCTTACGTCTACAATCAATTGAATCGAACTTAATTCAATACCAAAGCTACAACAGATCGAAAGACCCCCTCGTTGAAGGTTGTATCAAACAGCGATGTGAAAGAGGGTATTCATCATTTTCAGATCTCATCTACAACGATCGTGGGTTTGGCGTATTAGAATTTTGTTTGATCCaaattgttttatatttgttagttttgatttctattgtacatgtcgtatgactattttatccatgaactaatttttaccttcaaaatataaataaataagggGGTTGCTAAATGCAGCATGATTTTACTTAACGCAAcccttttttctttcatttgtttcattctgaaaaaaaaaacctaacccccacttttattgttttctctcaaccttttcccctattatttttattcacgtaaacttgaatttttttagtgTAACGTGTATGTGATAAAATTAGAATACGTATTTGGATTGACATGGacgattttttttgaattggaAGACCTTGGAATTGAGGTAATATCCGTTTTTTTCTGTTTATTTCGAGTCACTTCATGTAACTTATATGAAATATACACTTCCATtttgtacagattgaacaaaacaGAATTAGCTATTTCGTATAGATTGAACATAGTGGAACTAACTATttcgtacagattgaacaaaatagagttaactatttcatacagattgaacaaaatataattaactatttcatacagaaaccaaagaattaaaaagggtatTTCTGATTTTTTATAGGGGTGCGCCAAAGTAATTGAAGGTTGCGTATAGCAACAGTGATAAATAATAAGTTgacttaaattaaattgaacTGAATTGTACTAAAATTAACTGAAATGAACAGAACCGAACTAAACTAAATGTtcttgaattgaaaaataagcaTTGAAAATGTGATTAAGCAAAAAAACAACCAACCTAAGTTCCTAACATAAAAACTGAAAAATAATGTTCCGAAGCAACGCCACCTAAAACGTAAAAACCGACTCCGGCAGACGGCAGTCCTCTTATTCCGTCGCCTATTTTCAGAGAGAGAGAATGGAGGACGAACACAAGCTTTCCTCTTCAACTTCTGCTCTAGATTCCTCTAACATCGGATTTCAGGTTTCTTCCTTCTTAATTACGAGTATCGAATttacttattttgattttttttggaaatcgTTTTTAGTTTTGCTAACTCTCTTGAAATTGGAATTCAGCTGTTGAAGAAGCATGGTTGGAAGGAAGGAACCGGTCTTGGTGCTTCTCAACAGGTTCCTTTTCACTCTCTCTCATccaaattttgtcaattttaggttttttttttatctctaGCAATCACAAATTTATCATTGAAATTTGCAATTCAGTTTGATTGAATCCTAATATAAGACGAACTATTGCTAAATCGTAGGCTTGTTGATGAAAAGGGAAAAACAAAACTTTACCAATGCAGTCACTATACTATAGTGATTACCAGTTAATACAGCTATTTGTATTACTCTAATTGGAATATTTTTCTGATTTGTGTTTCTCCCGTCCATTTGTAGAGAAGTGTCTTTTAGTTGTCATTGAGTTCATTAGTATTTGATACTAATTGATAGGTCACTGAATGTTGTATTTGTTTTTTAAACTCATAGCTAAGTGCATGGATATTCGAGGTGATAGATAATGCTCTTTATGGAATAAGAATAGGGATTAAGGGAAATGTTGTCTATTGATAAGAATGATCACCTCGGTATCGCCTTCTGTTATAATATAGTGGAGTTGCAATGGATTTTCTCTTAATTGTGAGGATGCTTGCTTTGTTTTTGCGAGTACTATTTACCGCCTTGTATTCTTGTCCTCAACGTAgttgatttttcttttgtatgtTTATATAATGTTTATGTGTTACTACGTATTTGTTACCGTCTTAAACTTTTGATAAGAGTTATGCTACTGATATTTTGTAGGAGTTTCGCACTTAGTTGCTTTTAGTTGTTCATTTTTTCTATTCTATTAGAAGGTTTATACCCAAATGTTAATGTTGGTTCAGAGTCGTTTTTGTTTGAGAAAGTGGAACAATATAGAACAAGAGAGTAGATTCTTTTGTTGAATACATGGATTGTTTTGCTTCAATGGACTTTTGAAGCCTTTTTATGTTTCTCACAACTCCCTTCTTCTATTTTGTTCTCTTCTGAGGCTCTCCTCTTCCTCTATGAACATAGTGGTTCTTGGACATGAATTTCCATAATATTTGCTGGCGATTTGCAATTTGGATGCCCTATTGTACCAGAAGTCCAAACCCATTCCACGAACTTAACATGTTTTATTTTCCATTGGATGAGTCATAAAGAAATAATCTGTATGTCAAAAACTCCGTATGTAATAGGCTTAGTCATCTTGACTTGAATTTTAAATCTCTCTTTAACTATCTATTTACGGTTCAACGGTTGTGCGTCTTTCTATCTGCACTTTTGaatttcaaaatataattacaatattatcTTACCTGGTCACCCATGATGCTAACAGGGTAGGCTAGAGCCTGTGGAAACATATgttaaaaagaacaaaagaggTTTGGGAGCagaaaaagggaaaaagaaGACCTTGCAATCATCCACTACCACCACCTCTGATGAGAAGGAGAAAACAGTAAGTTTCAGCTGCTTCTTTTACAGAATTTAATCATGTCTTGTTGCTGGTGAACTACAATTTTGTACAATTAAAGTTCATACTCCAACATTAAAAGTTCATGTGATTGCCGATAGCATTAAAGATAAGGATATAGTTTCCCTTTCTTAAGGAAAGACTATTTAGTTTcctttatgtattttatattttttctgaaTGTTAAACTTCTTGGTGTGGTGTGTAGCTTGAAAATTCCTGTATGTTCAAACCTTCTTTTAGGATTGTAGATA contains these protein-coding regions:
- the LOC110782131 gene encoding uncharacterized protein isoform X1, producing the protein MEDEHKLSSSTSALDSSNIGFQLLKKHGWKEGTGLGASQQGRLEPVETYVKKNKRGLGAEKGKKKTLQSSTTTTSDEKEKTEKMSKKEKALTKRMRKLLDEDKRRQENEARQAFFKEFWPDNV
- the LOC110782131 gene encoding uncharacterized protein isoform X2; amino-acid sequence: MEDEHKLSSSTSALDSSNIGFQLLKKHGWKEGTGLGASQQGRLEPVETYVKKNKRGLGAEKGKKKTLQSSTTTTSDEKEKTVYKSLPTLLS